The stretch of DNA AAAAACATAAAAATTTTAAATATAACAATCAAAAATAAGTTATATAAATCAATAATAATTAAATATCAGTGAAATTTATTTATATATATGATAAACAAGATACCATATTAAATATAATAAAAATAGGTGAAGAAATGAGAGTTGTTATAATCGGAAGTGGTGCAGCAGGATTAACCACAGCTTCAACAATAAGGAAATATAATAAAGAAATGGATATAATAGTTATCACAAAGGAGAAACATATAGCATATTCACCATGTGCTATTCCCTATGTAATATGTAATGAAATACCTTCATTTGAAGATATAGTAATGCATACTCCCGAAGAATATAAAAAGGATAGAAATATCAATGTGATTACAGAGTCAGAGGTTTTGGATATAGATTCAAAGAATAACAAAATAATATATAAGGATAAAGGAAATAATAAAATAGGATTAACTTATGATTACCTTGTTTTAGCCACGGGGGGCTCTCCTTTTGTTCCACCAATTGAAGGTGCGGATTTAGAAGGAGTTTTTAAATTAAGAACAATTGAAGATGGTATGAAAATAAAAGAATATGCAGAAAATTCAAAAAGTGCAATAGTTGCAGGAGCTGGGGCAATTGGACTTGAAACAGCATACGCATTGAAAAAACTTGGACTTGATGTGATAGTTGTTGAGATGGCGCCTCAAATATTACCACGAGCTCTGGATATAGACATGGCTAAGATTGTTATGAAATACTTAGAAGATGCAGGTATTAAATTTATACTTGAAAAACCACTTGGAAAAATCGTCGGAGATGAAGATGGCAAAGTAAGTGGTGCAGTAATTGATGGAGATTTATATAACTGCGATATGGTTATCATGGCTACTGGGGTAAGACCAAATACCGAGCTCGCAAAAAAGGCAGGCTGTGAAATAGGAAGATGGGCTATAAAGGTAAATGAAAAAATGCAAACTTCAATACCAAATATATATGCCGTTGGAGACTGTGTGGAAGTTGTGGATTTAATAACAAAACAGATTACATTATCACCATTTGGAACAACGGCTGTAAGGCAGGGCAAAGTTGCAGGAAAAAATATTGTAGGTATTGATGCCAAATTTAATCCAGTTTTAAATGCCATGGTGTCAAAAATAGGAGATATTGAAATAGCAGGCACTGGTATGAGTGAGCTCGGAGCTCATCAAAATAGACTCGATGTAATAGTTGGAAGAGCAAGAGCTCTTACAAGGGCAAGGTATTATCCTGGCGGAAAATTGATAGATATTAAATTAATATGTGATATGAATAAAAACATTGTAGGATGTCAAATTGTTGGTGGGGAGAGAGTGGCTGAAAGAGTAGATGCCATGTCCATAGCTATTGCCAAAAATATGACTTGTGATGAGCT from Methanothermococcus okinawensis IH1 encodes:
- a CDS encoding FAD-dependent oxidoreductase, producing the protein MRVVIIGSGAAGLTTASTIRKYNKEMDIIVITKEKHIAYSPCAIPYVICNEIPSFEDIVMHTPEEYKKDRNINVITESEVLDIDSKNNKIIYKDKGNNKIGLTYDYLVLATGGSPFVPPIEGADLEGVFKLRTIEDGMKIKEYAENSKSAIVAGAGAIGLETAYALKKLGLDVIVVEMAPQILPRALDIDMAKIVMKYLEDAGIKFILEKPLGKIVGDEDGKVSGAVIDGDLYNCDMVIMATGVRPNTELAKKAGCEIGRWAIKVNEKMQTSIPNIYAVGDCVEVVDLITKQITLSPFGTTAVRQGKVAGKNIVGIDAKFNPVLNAMVSKIGDIEIAGTGMSELGAHQNRLDVIVGRARALTRARYYPGGKLIDIKLICDMNKNIVGCQIVGGERVAERVDAMSIAIAKNMTCDELANMEFCYAPPVSMVIDPLALAAENACDKFKKMEKNE